A portion of the Carya illinoinensis cultivar Pawnee chromosome 11, C.illinoinensisPawnee_v1, whole genome shotgun sequence genome contains these proteins:
- the LOC122282223 gene encoding uncharacterized protein LOC122282223 gives MAEEGHNDREMVNPNRTLREYLQSVRTSPPSCIIQPWNANNFNFKPGMIPLLPHFHGMESKNPYLHIKEFEDVCSTFMDRTCTEEVIRLKLFPFSLKDKAKTWLNSLTPRSENQKFSSGGGKYHLKDSDDLHARLALLSKKVESIELKKVNELQVLPSTSEKCNICEDPGHMTGACPTIPAFEEVLLDQSNAVNMISKNFSGPYSKTYNSGWRNHPNFG, from the exons ATGGCTGAAGAAGGACACAATGATAGGGAAATGGTAAATCCcaacaggacacttagagagTATTTGCAGTCCGTTAGGACTAGTCCACCCTCTTGTATCATTCAACCTTGGAAtgcaaataattttaacttCAAACCTGGGATGATTCCACTgctaccacattttcatggCATGGAATCAAAAAATCCCTATTTGCacatcaaagagtttgaagatgtTTGCTCAACtttcatggatagaacatgcactgaagAAGTTATTAGGTTAAAACTGTTCCCATTTTCTCTAAAGGATAAAGCTAAGACTTGGCTGAATTCCTTAACGCCTAG ATCTGAAAATCAAAAGTTTTCAAGTGGGGGTGGAAAGTACCATTTGAAAGATTCTGATGATTTGCATGCTAGACTTGCTTTACTCTCTAAGAAGGTTGAATCCATAGAGCTTAAGAAAGTCAATGAGTTACAAGTCTTACCATCTACTTCTGAGAAATGTAATATATGTGAAGATCCAGGGCATATGACTGGTGCATGCCCAACAATTCCTGCTTTTGAAGAAGTTTTACTTGACCAATCTAATGCTGTGAATATGATCTCTAAAAATTTTTCTGGACCATACTCTAAAACTTATAATTCAGGTTGGAGGAACCATCCAAATTTTGGTTAG